In Pseudoduganella albidiflava, a single window of DNA contains:
- the rimO gene encoding 30S ribosomal protein S12 methylthiotransferase RimO, whose product MQSQPLSRLPKPADGSPAQGTPAPKVGFVSLGCPKALVDSEQILTQLRAEGYDTAKSYAGADLVIVNTCGFIDAAVQESLDAIGEALAENGKVIVTGCLGAKKDADGSDLIQKIHPKVLAVTGPHAVGEVMSQVHTHLPKPHEPFIDLVPPQGVKLTPKHYAYLKISEGCNHRCSFCIIPSMRGDLVSRPIGELMIEAENLFKAGVKELLVISQDTSAYGIDVKFRSGFWNGRPVKTHMTQLTEALGQLAKQYGAWVRLHYVYPYPHVDEIIPMMSGGHVLPYLDIPMQHAHPEVLKRMKRPASGEKNLERILKWRQMNPDLTIRSTFIAGFPGETEAEFEYLLDFLKEAQIDRLGCFAYSPVEGATANEIANPVPAELREERRGRVMLLQEEISKARLKAKVGKTIKVLIDELTPSGAIGRSAADAPEIDGVVHVKKPFEPHKKLAVGQFFDVEITRADAHDLWGES is encoded by the coding sequence ATGCAATCTCAGCCACTTTCCCGTCTTCCCAAGCCCGCCGATGGATCGCCAGCACAAGGTACGCCAGCACCGAAGGTGGGTTTCGTCTCGCTCGGCTGCCCGAAGGCGCTGGTCGATTCCGAACAGATCCTCACGCAGCTGCGCGCGGAAGGGTACGACACCGCCAAGTCGTACGCCGGCGCCGATCTCGTGATCGTCAACACCTGCGGCTTCATCGATGCGGCGGTCCAGGAATCGCTGGACGCCATCGGCGAAGCGCTGGCCGAGAACGGCAAGGTCATCGTCACCGGCTGCCTGGGCGCCAAGAAGGATGCCGATGGCAGTGACCTGATCCAGAAGATCCACCCGAAGGTGCTGGCCGTGACCGGCCCGCATGCGGTGGGCGAAGTGATGTCGCAAGTGCACACCCACCTGCCCAAGCCGCACGAGCCGTTCATCGACCTCGTGCCGCCGCAGGGCGTGAAGCTGACGCCGAAGCACTATGCCTACCTGAAGATCTCGGAAGGCTGCAACCACCGCTGCTCGTTCTGCATCATCCCGTCGATGCGCGGCGACCTCGTGTCGCGCCCGATCGGCGAACTGATGATCGAAGCGGAAAACCTGTTCAAGGCCGGCGTCAAGGAACTGCTGGTGATTTCGCAGGACACCTCGGCTTATGGCATCGACGTCAAGTTCCGCTCCGGCTTCTGGAACGGCCGCCCGGTGAAGACGCACATGACGCAGCTGACCGAAGCGCTGGGCCAGCTGGCCAAGCAGTACGGCGCCTGGGTGCGCCTGCACTACGTGTACCCGTACCCGCACGTGGACGAGATCATCCCGATGATGAGCGGCGGCCATGTGCTGCCTTACCTCGACATCCCGATGCAGCATGCCCACCCGGAAGTGCTGAAGCGCATGAAGCGCCCGGCGTCCGGCGAGAAGAACCTGGAGCGCATCCTGAAATGGCGCCAGATGAACCCGGACCTGACGATCCGCTCCACCTTCATCGCCGGCTTCCCCGGCGAAACGGAAGCCGAGTTCGAGTACCTGCTGGACTTCCTGAAGGAAGCGCAGATCGACCGCCTGGGCTGCTTCGCCTATTCGCCGGTAGAGGGCGCGACCGCCAACGAGATCGCCAACCCGGTCCCTGCGGAACTGCGTGAAGAGCGCCGCGGCCGCGTGATGCTGCTGCAGGAAGAGATCTCGAAGGCGCGCCTGAAGGCCAAGGTCGGCAAGACCATCAAGGTGCTGATCGACGAGCTCACCCCGTCCGGCGCGATCGGCCGCTCGGCCGCCGATGCGCCCGAGATCGACGGCGTGGTGCACGTCAAGAAACCGTTCGAGCCGCACAAGAAGCTGGCCGTCGGGCAGTTCTTCGACGTCGAGATCACCCGCGCCGACGCGCATGATTTGTGGGGGGAATCCTGA
- a CDS encoding GFA family protein produces MLYKGSCHCGNVAFEVEGTIDGALACNCSICRRKGSLLWFVARDQLKVTTPEDNAAAYLFNKHVIRHRFCPACGIHPYGEGSDPNGNATAAINLRCIDDIDLDAIPVQHYDGRSL; encoded by the coding sequence ATGCTTTACAAGGGAAGCTGCCACTGCGGTAACGTGGCGTTCGAAGTCGAAGGCACGATCGATGGTGCGCTGGCGTGCAACTGCTCGATCTGCCGTCGCAAGGGATCGCTGCTGTGGTTCGTGGCGCGCGACCAGCTGAAGGTGACGACGCCGGAAGACAACGCGGCCGCGTACCTGTTCAACAAGCACGTGATCCGGCACCGTTTCTGCCCGGCCTGCGGCATCCATCCGTATGGCGAAGGCTCCGACCCGAACGGCAATGCGACGGCGGCCATCAACCTCCGCTGCATCGACGACATCGACCTCGACGCCATTCCCGTCCAGCATTACGACGGGCGCAGCCTCTGA
- a CDS encoding CaiB/BaiF CoA transferase family protein produces the protein MSGPLAGIKVIEIGALIAAPFAARLMAEFGADVIKIEAPGDGDPIRKWRKLHNGTSLWWYLQSRNKRSIALNLKSADGIAIVKRLLEDADVLIENMKPGALEKLGLGWDVLHALNPKLTMVRISGYGQTGPYKDRPGFGAIGEAMGGIRYTTGEAGGVPARVGVSLGDSLASLHAVMGALMSVLRVKTGQGDGQVVDVSLVESVFNLMESLVPEYDLLGHVRERSGGALPGIAPSNTYPTRDGAYVVIAGNSNPIYKRLMAVIGRQDLADDPQFAQNDGRAAQAALIDAAIAGWTSRHPIERVLAELEAADVPAGRIYSVADIVADPHYQARDMILRQTLPDGVEVAMPGIVPKLSATPGAVRWQGPALGEHTDAVLAQLGMTAADIARLRENGAVQ, from the coding sequence ATGAGCGGACCCCTGGCTGGCATCAAGGTAATTGAAATCGGCGCACTGATCGCGGCGCCGTTCGCGGCGCGGCTGATGGCCGAATTCGGCGCCGACGTGATCAAGATCGAGGCGCCCGGCGACGGCGACCCGATCCGCAAGTGGCGCAAGCTGCACAACGGCACGTCGCTGTGGTGGTACCTGCAGTCGCGCAACAAGCGCTCGATCGCGCTGAACCTGAAGAGCGCGGACGGCATCGCCATCGTCAAGCGCCTGCTGGAGGATGCCGATGTCCTGATTGAAAACATGAAACCCGGCGCGCTGGAAAAGCTCGGTCTCGGCTGGGACGTGCTCCACGCGCTGAATCCGAAACTGACGATGGTGCGCATTTCCGGCTACGGCCAGACCGGCCCCTATAAAGACCGGCCGGGCTTTGGCGCCATTGGCGAGGCGATGGGCGGTATCCGCTACACCACCGGCGAGGCGGGCGGCGTGCCGGCCCGTGTCGGCGTCAGCCTGGGCGATTCGCTGGCGTCGCTGCATGCGGTGATGGGCGCGCTGATGTCGGTGCTGCGCGTGAAGACGGGGCAGGGCGACGGCCAGGTGGTCGACGTGTCGCTCGTGGAGAGCGTGTTCAACCTGATGGAAAGCCTGGTGCCGGAATACGACCTGCTGGGCCACGTGCGCGAGCGCAGCGGCGGCGCCTTGCCGGGCATCGCGCCATCCAATACGTATCCCACGCGCGACGGCGCCTACGTCGTCATCGCCGGCAACAGCAACCCGATCTACAAGCGGCTGATGGCCGTGATCGGGCGGCAGGACCTGGCCGACGACCCGCAATTCGCGCAAAACGACGGCCGCGCCGCGCAGGCCGCGCTGATCGATGCCGCGATCGCCGGCTGGACGTCGCGCCATCCGATCGAGCGCGTGCTGGCGGAGCTGGAAGCGGCCGACGTGCCGGCCGGCCGCATCTATTCAGTGGCCGACATCGTCGCCGATCCGCACTACCAGGCGCGCGACATGATCCTGCGCCAGACGCTGCCGGACGGTGTCGAGGTGGCCATGCCGGGGATCGTGCCGAAGCTGTCGGCAACCCCGGGCGCGGTGCGCTGGCAGGGCCCGGCGCTGGGCGAACATACCGATGCCGTGCTGGCCCAGCTGGGCATGACGGCGGCCGATATTGCCCGGTTGCGGGAGAATGGCGCGGTGCAGTAG
- a CDS encoding cytochrome B6, whose protein sequence is MKASRGLVIGAGAIALALIPALVWTQDGKPKPPPAQTPTSYMKVDITEPFHVTMERMKAARPAIERRQQELLAQRYDMANRPAAGVTMFRGKPVQEGVRVRLPKGVTWQSLAAMSPEDIRARGVYPSGFLPLSHPNHPEGGMLFPQFHIDEILRQERRDLNRFDLSFDLPDHVLPEFPAPMFLTTHPEMGDVTKGRLLTIDNYYEIFNGLLNPKQIEGLRLLLTPFPQQQFNQTEDRRSARPSMGVSCFDCHSNGHTNGSNHLVGDIRPQELRHRIETPTLRGVSVQRLFGSQRALKTVEDFTEFEQRAAYFDGDPVIATKKGVNILERGSQVHFMAEFQALMDFPPAPKLNVYGKLDPRKATAQELRGEAVFNGKGQCVACHAAPYYTDNLMHDLKTERFYKVQMVNGMKAVGDGKIKTFPLRGIKESPPYLHDGRLITLEDTVEFFNLVLETKLSDGEKADLVAFLRVL, encoded by the coding sequence ATGAAAGCTTCACGCGGTCTTGTCATCGGCGCCGGCGCCATCGCGCTTGCATTGATCCCGGCACTGGTGTGGACGCAGGACGGCAAGCCCAAGCCGCCGCCCGCGCAAACGCCGACCAGCTACATGAAGGTCGACATCACCGAACCCTTTCACGTGACGATGGAGCGGATGAAGGCGGCGCGGCCGGCCATCGAGCGCCGCCAGCAGGAACTGCTGGCGCAGCGCTACGACATGGCCAACCGGCCCGCGGCGGGCGTGACCATGTTCCGCGGCAAACCGGTACAGGAAGGAGTCAGGGTCAGGCTGCCGAAGGGAGTGACATGGCAGTCTCTCGCCGCGATGAGCCCCGAGGATATCCGGGCCCGGGGCGTGTATCCGAGTGGCTTCCTGCCGCTGTCGCACCCGAACCATCCGGAAGGCGGCATGCTGTTCCCGCAATTCCACATCGACGAGATCCTCCGGCAGGAGCGGCGCGACCTGAACCGCTTCGACCTGTCGTTCGACTTGCCCGACCACGTGCTGCCGGAATTCCCGGCCCCAATGTTTCTGACCACGCACCCGGAAATGGGCGACGTGACGAAGGGCCGGCTGCTGACGATCGATAACTACTACGAGATCTTCAACGGCCTGCTGAACCCCAAGCAGATCGAAGGCCTGCGCCTGCTGCTCACGCCATTCCCGCAGCAGCAGTTCAACCAGACGGAAGACCGGCGCTCGGCCCGGCCCAGCATGGGTGTGTCGTGCTTCGACTGCCACTCCAACGGCCATACCAACGGTTCCAATCACCTGGTCGGCGATATCCGGCCGCAGGAACTGCGCCACCGCATCGAAACGCCGACCCTGCGCGGCGTAAGCGTGCAGCGCCTGTTCGGTTCGCAGCGGGCGCTGAAGACGGTCGAGGACTTCACCGAGTTCGAACAGCGCGCCGCGTATTTCGACGGCGATCCCGTGATCGCCACGAAGAAGGGCGTCAACATCCTGGAGCGGGGCAGCCAGGTGCATTTCATGGCCGAATTCCAGGCACTGATGGATTTCCCGCCGGCGCCGAAACTGAACGTGTACGGCAAGCTCGATCCGAGGAAGGCCACCGCCCAGGAACTGCGCGGCGAGGCGGTCTTCAACGGCAAGGGCCAGTGCGTGGCCTGCCACGCGGCACCGTACTACACGGACAACCTGATGCACGACCTCAAGACCGAGCGGTTCTACAAGGTGCAGATGGTGAACGGCATGAAGGCGGTCGGCGACGGCAAGATCAAGACCTTCCCGCTGCGGGGCATCAAGGAATCGCCGCCGTACCTGCACGACGGGCGGCTGATCACGCTGGAAGATACCGTGGAGTTCTTCAACCTCGTGCTGGAGACGAAGCTGTCGGATGGGGAGAAGGCCGACCTGGTGGCATTCCTGCGGGTGCTGTAG
- a CDS encoding c-type cytochrome, whose amino-acid sequence MLPALNANAAPAADPKAGAAAFRVCASCHQVGPGARNAFGPHLNQLFGRRAGSTQYAYSAAMKKSPVVWNDKTLAAFLRDPDDVVPGTKMRLWGYSDERKIANLLAYLRQYQ is encoded by the coding sequence ATGCTGCCTGCCCTGAATGCCAACGCCGCCCCCGCCGCCGACCCGAAGGCCGGCGCGGCCGCGTTCCGGGTGTGCGCCTCGTGCCACCAGGTGGGGCCCGGTGCCCGCAACGCGTTCGGCCCGCACCTCAACCAGCTGTTCGGCCGCCGCGCCGGCAGCACGCAATATGCCTATTCCGCCGCGATGAAGAAGTCGCCGGTCGTCTGGAACGACAAGACCCTGGCCGCGTTCCTGCGCGATCCGGACGACGTCGTGCCGGGCACGAAGATGCGCCTGTGGGGTTATTCCGACGAGCGCAAGATCGCCAACCTGCTTGCCTACCTGCGTCAATACCAATAA
- a CDS encoding DUF4870 family protein encodes MVQDLVLDARTDSAKSWAWWLYVAHAVSFLFTLGLFSFIPLILNYVKRPETAGTFVHSHHGWQIRSFWWYFVWMAIGWVLFATIIGILFAWIIWVGAWVWKAYRLIRGFLALNNNEPV; translated from the coding sequence ATGGTCCAGGACCTGGTTCTCGATGCCCGCACCGACTCGGCCAAGAGCTGGGCATGGTGGCTCTACGTGGCGCATGCTGTCAGCTTTCTGTTTACGCTCGGCCTGTTCTCCTTCATTCCGCTGATCCTGAACTACGTGAAGCGGCCGGAGACGGCGGGCACCTTCGTGCACAGCCACCACGGCTGGCAAATCCGCTCGTTCTGGTGGTATTTCGTCTGGATGGCGATCGGCTGGGTGCTGTTCGCCACGATCATCGGCATCCTGTTCGCCTGGATCATCTGGGTCGGCGCGTGGGTCTGGAAGGCTTACCGGCTGATCCGCGGCTTCCTTGCGCTGAACAACAACGAGCCGGTGTGA
- a CDS encoding TspO/MBR family protein produces the protein MNTHRLADNIKHLAGWLLVTFAAAALGTWASQDAPRFYAQLDKPDWAPPAGVFGPAWTVLYLLMAIAAFLVWRTRGFSTAPRTLGLYLVQLAANALWSWLFFGWHLGAAAFAEVLVLWALILATTVAFWKARRIAGILLLPYLAWVTYASALTFACWQRNPQLLG, from the coding sequence ATGAATACGCACCGACTTGCCGACAACATCAAGCATCTCGCCGGCTGGCTGCTGGTCACCTTCGCCGCCGCCGCGCTGGGCACCTGGGCCTCGCAGGATGCGCCGCGCTTCTACGCGCAGCTGGACAAGCCGGATTGGGCACCGCCCGCCGGCGTGTTCGGCCCGGCATGGACGGTGCTGTACCTGCTGATGGCGATCGCCGCCTTCCTGGTGTGGCGCACCCGCGGCTTTTCGACGGCACCCCGCACGCTCGGCCTGTACCTCGTGCAGCTGGCCGCCAACGCGCTGTGGAGCTGGCTGTTCTTCGGCTGGCACCTCGGCGCCGCCGCATTCGCGGAAGTGCTGGTGCTGTGGGCGCTGATCCTGGCGACCACGGTCGCGTTCTGGAAGGCGCGCCGCATCGCCGGCATCCTGCTGCTGCCTTACCTCGCCTGGGTCACGTACGCCAGCGCGCTGACGTTCGCCTGCTGGCAGCGCAACCCGCAATTGCTGGGGTAG
- the serB gene encoding phosphoserine phosphatase SerB, producing the protein MNLVLQGLDDCYPRLERIAALTAPQRVTRISDTALRCEGIAFSPALRQTIEVAAHAAELDATYMMGAQRLADFKLVAMDMDSTLITIECIDEIADMQGLKPQVAAITEAAMRGELDFSESLRRRVALLEGLDASALERVFEERLRLSPGAERMLKAVQAAGLKTLLVSGGFTYFTDRLKPMLGLDFTRANQLEIVDGKLTGKVLGDIVDAEAKRATVEQVCATLGISPDQAIVMGDGANDLKMMGIAGMSVAFRAKPVVREQATVALNYVGLDGILNLLD; encoded by the coding sequence ATGAACCTCGTCCTGCAAGGGCTCGACGACTGTTATCCGCGCCTCGAGCGCATCGCGGCGCTGACCGCGCCGCAGCGCGTCACGCGCATTTCCGATACGGCGCTGCGCTGCGAGGGCATCGCCTTTTCGCCCGCGCTGCGCCAGACCATCGAGGTGGCCGCCCATGCGGCCGAGCTGGACGCCACGTACATGATGGGCGCGCAGCGCCTGGCCGACTTCAAACTGGTGGCGATGGACATGGATTCCACGCTGATCACGATCGAATGCATCGACGAGATCGCCGACATGCAGGGCCTGAAACCGCAGGTGGCGGCGATCACCGAGGCGGCCATGCGCGGCGAACTGGATTTCTCGGAAAGCCTGCGCCGCCGCGTGGCGCTGCTCGAAGGACTCGATGCTTCGGCGCTGGAGCGCGTGTTCGAGGAACGGCTGCGCCTTTCGCCCGGCGCCGAGCGCATGCTGAAGGCCGTGCAGGCGGCCGGCCTGAAGACGCTGCTGGTGTCCGGCGGCTTCACCTATTTCACCGACCGCCTGAAGCCGATGCTGGGCCTGGACTTCACCCGCGCCAACCAGCTGGAAATCGTCGACGGCAAGCTGACCGGCAAGGTGCTGGGCGATATCGTCGACGCCGAGGCCAAGCGCGCGACCGTCGAGCAGGTCTGCGCCACGCTGGGCATTTCGCCGGACCAGGCGATCGTGATGGGCGATGGCGCCAACGACCTGAAGATGATGGGGATCGCCGGCATGTCGGTGGCGTTCCGCGCCAAGCCGGTCGTGCGCGAGCAGGCCACGGTGGCGCTGAACTACGTCGGGCTGGACGGCATCCTCAATTTGCTGGACTGA
- a CDS encoding cystathionine beta-lyase, with translation MTTKTISPQTSLIHSDYQPPAGFGAFPPAIHHASTVLFPNVAALRSGNWKDKSAYTYGLHGTPTTFTLEARLAEIEGGTDCLLAPSGLAAIAMVDFALLKTGDDILLPDNIYNPNRVLGNWLQESMGITARYYDPLAGAGIAELIRPNTRLIWTEAPGSVSMEVPDLPAICAAAKARGVVVALDNTWSAGIALRAFDLGVDIVVQALTKYQSGGADVLMGAVITRGTGQDGGLHDRLSLSHMRLGYGVGADDAYLVMRGLPTMKLRFDAHDAGARKVAAWLKGRPEITKVLHPAFADCPGHETWKRDFTGAGGLFSVLFDARYTEEQTDRFVDSLKLFKIGYSWGGPNSLCIPYRIQAMRRGWLDQGTLVRFNIGLEEPDDLIADIEAALATL, from the coding sequence ATGACGACCAAGACCATCTCCCCGCAAACCTCGCTGATCCACTCCGATTACCAGCCGCCGGCCGGCTTCGGCGCCTTCCCGCCCGCCATCCACCACGCCTCGACGGTGCTGTTCCCGAACGTGGCGGCGCTCCGCTCGGGTAACTGGAAGGACAAGAGCGCCTATACGTACGGCCTGCACGGCACGCCCACCACGTTCACGCTGGAAGCGCGGCTGGCGGAGATCGAGGGCGGTACCGATTGCCTGCTGGCGCCTTCCGGCCTCGCCGCCATCGCGATGGTCGACTTCGCGCTGCTGAAGACGGGCGACGACATCCTCCTGCCCGACAATATCTACAACCCGAACCGCGTGCTGGGCAACTGGCTGCAGGAGTCGATGGGTATCACGGCGCGCTACTACGACCCGCTGGCCGGCGCCGGCATCGCGGAGCTGATCCGCCCGAATACGCGCCTGATCTGGACCGAGGCGCCCGGTTCCGTGTCGATGGAAGTGCCGGATCTGCCGGCGATCTGCGCCGCCGCGAAGGCCAGGGGCGTGGTGGTCGCGCTGGACAACACCTGGTCCGCCGGCATCGCGCTGCGCGCCTTCGACCTGGGCGTGGACATCGTGGTGCAGGCGCTGACGAAGTACCAGTCCGGCGGCGCGGATGTGCTGATGGGCGCAGTCATCACGCGCGGCACCGGCCAGGATGGTGGCCTGCACGACAGGCTGTCGCTGTCGCACATGCGGCTCGGCTATGGCGTCGGTGCCGACGACGCCTACCTCGTGATGCGCGGCCTGCCGACCATGAAGCTGCGCTTCGATGCCCACGACGCGGGCGCCCGCAAGGTCGCCGCGTGGCTGAAGGGGCGGCCGGAAATCACCAAGGTGCTGCACCCGGCATTCGCCGATTGTCCGGGACACGAAACGTGGAAGCGCGACTTCACCGGCGCCGGCGGCCTGTTCTCCGTGCTGTTCGATGCGCGCTATACGGAGGAGCAGACCGACCGCTTCGTCGACTCGCTGAAGCTGTTCAAGATCGGCTACAGCTGGGGTGGACCGAACAGCCTGTGCATTCCGTACCGCATCCAGGCGATGCGGCGCGGCTGGCTGGACCAGGGCACGCTCGTGCGCTTCAACATCGGCCTGGAAGAGCCGGACGATCTCATTGCCGATATCGAAGCGGCACTGGCAACGCTGTAG
- a CDS encoding substrate-binding domain-containing protein: protein MATLKDVAALAGVGMSTASRAISGAGPVSADALRRVSAAVEQLNFRPSSIGRSLSAQSLGMIGIFAPTFFGAYYGTILKQTDVELRALRRHVVVATGCGPLPPREEAIEAVKFLIGRDCDGIVVLGHDLRDDDVAMLHELHPRIAFLNRAHPALPDSSFCPDHRAGGALAARTLLQHGHRRIAVIAGPHGATDNAARLQGFFAELAMAGIAAGAVQRIDADFSREGGFASAEALLAAGRPFTALFCANDEMAVGALACLHRHGVRVPGEVSVIGYDDDYSAAFTAPGLTSIHIPIRELTQNAVRWLANQCYGTSYPIVREFPATVTMRDSVGPAATTAA, encoded by the coding sequence GTGGCCACGCTGAAGGATGTCGCAGCCCTCGCCGGTGTCGGCATGTCGACCGCATCGCGTGCGATTTCCGGCGCCGGCCCCGTTTCCGCCGATGCGCTGCGCCGCGTCAGCGCGGCCGTCGAGCAGCTGAACTTCCGCCCTTCCTCCATCGGCCGCTCGCTGTCGGCGCAATCGCTGGGCATGATCGGCATCTTCGCGCCCACCTTCTTCGGCGCCTACTACGGCACCATCCTGAAACAGACCGACGTGGAGCTGCGCGCGCTGCGCCGGCACGTGGTGGTCGCGACAGGCTGCGGGCCGCTGCCGCCGCGCGAGGAAGCGATCGAGGCCGTCAAGTTCCTGATCGGCCGCGACTGCGACGGCATCGTGGTGCTGGGCCACGACCTGCGCGACGACGACGTGGCGATGCTGCACGAGCTGCATCCCCGCATCGCTTTCCTGAACCGCGCCCATCCCGCACTGCCCGACTCGTCGTTCTGCCCGGACCACCGCGCCGGCGGCGCACTGGCCGCGCGCACGCTGCTCCAGCACGGCCACCGCCGCATCGCCGTCATCGCCGGGCCGCATGGCGCCACCGACAACGCGGCGCGCCTGCAGGGCTTCTTCGCCGAACTGGCGATGGCCGGCATCGCCGCCGGCGCCGTGCAGCGCATCGATGCCGATTTTTCGCGGGAAGGCGGGTTTGCCTCGGCCGAGGCACTGCTCGCGGCCGGCCGGCCCTTCACGGCGCTGTTCTGCGCGAACGATGAAATGGCCGTTGGCGCGCTGGCCTGCCTGCACCGGCACGGCGTGCGCGTGCCCGGCGAGGTTTCCGTGATAGGCTACGACGACGATTATTCCGCCGCCTTCACGGCGCCGGGCCTCACGTCGATCCACATCCCGATCCGCGAGCTCACCCAGAATGCCGTGCGCTGGCTTGCCAACCAGTGCTACGGCACGAGCTACCCGATCGTGCGCGAATTCCCGGCCACGGTGACGATGCGCGATTCGGTCGGTCCCGCAGCAACCACGGCGGCATGA